From a single Lacerta agilis isolate rLacAgi1 chromosome 3, rLacAgi1.pri, whole genome shotgun sequence genomic region:
- the EPRS1 gene encoding bifunctional glutamate/proline--tRNA ligase isoform X2, whose protein sequence is MALSLTVNPSDVPLGALLTAEHVKDHVKISVEEGKENILRVSDQVTFTDVNSIARYLARIATSAGLYGSNLLEHTEVDHWMEFSTTKLSSSTSFASAIQELNNCLSLRTYLVGNSLSLADFSVWATLKGSNAGQELLLHGKAPVHVKRWYNFLETQHVFQSVGSRWTLGAAIPKTKMAADKKQDVGKFVELPGAEMGKVIVRFPPEASGYLHIGHAKAALLNQHYQVNFKGKLIMRFDDTNPEKEKEDFEKVILEDVAMLHIKPDQFTYTSDHFETIMKYAEKLIHEGKAYVDDTPAEQMKMEREQRTESKHRNNSVEKNFKMWEEMKKGTEYGQTCCLRAKIDMSSNNGCMRDPTLYRCKNQPHPRTGNKYNIYPTYDFACPIVDSIEGVTHALRTTEYHDRDEQFYWIIEALEIRKPYIWEYSRLNLNNTVLSKRKLTWFVNEGLVDGWDDPRFPTVRGVLRRGMTVEGLKQFIAAQGSSRSVVNMEWDKIWSFNKKVIDPVAPRYTALLKNEVVTVNVPEAQEEMKEVAKHPKNAEVGLKPVWYSPKVLVEGADAETLTEGEMVTFINWGNIIVTKIHKNSTGKITSIDAKLNLENKDYKKTAKITWLAETPRAPPIPTVCVNYEHLITKPVLGKEEDFKQYVNRNSKQEELMLGDPCLKDLKKGDIIQIQRRGFYICDQPYEPISPYSCKEAPCILIYIPDGHTKEMPTSGSKEKTKAETAKKEASTVSKGQSAPLVADASHAAAPASAQDHLALYSKVSAQGDAVRELKSKKAAKEEVDAAVKQLLALKAEYKEKTGQDYKPGNPPVAAVQAQPSKCEAATATHLDSKSLYDKVAEQGEVVRKLKAEKVPKDQIEAAVKVLLALKAEYKQKTGQEYKPGNPAKSLLPSSAPSLPPSMPLCPVVSKALYSKVAEQGEVVRRLKSEKAAKDQIDAAVKVLLALKAEYKQKTGQDYKPGHPPAVPLSSSCSSSSSSSLSSCASDPAPLSCNGLTSSSPVDRNVLYNKVVEQGELVRRLKAEKVSKDKVDEAVKLLLSLKAEYKEKTGQDYKPGQLPAPQAHALNQPASTETSGPDSAEAKALFNKVALQGEEVRKLKAEKAEKDKIDAAVQELLQLKAQYKTLAGTDYKPVSATGAEDKDKRKKEKENKSEKQNKQQKQNEGQKKESQKDQSGGSNLSSNGPGDGQGPKKQTRLGLEAKKEENLSDWYSQVITKSEMIEYYDVSGCYILRPWAFSIWESIKEFFDGEIKKLGVENCYFPMFVSQAALEKEKTHIADFAPEVAWVTRSGKTELAEPIAVRPTSETVMYPAYAKWVQSHRDLPIKLNQWCNVVRWEFKHPQPFLRTREFLWQEGHTAFATYEEAAEEVLQILDLYARVYEELLAIPVVKGRKTEKEKFAGGDYTTTIEAFISASGRGIQGATSHHLGQNFSKMFEIVFEDPRIPGEKQFAYQNSWGITTRTIGVMTMIHGDNMGLVLPPRVASVQVVIIPCGITNSLSEEDKEALMAKCAEYRKQLFSANIRARVDLRENYSPGWKFNHWELKGVPVRLEVGPRDMKNHQFVAVRRDTGEKLTFAEKEAVDQLRCVLDKIQTNLFDRASKDLKNHMVVANTMEEFQTALDSGKIVQIPFCGEIDCEDWIKKTTARDQDLEPGAPSMGAKSLCIPFKPLCKLENGAKCVCGKNLAKFYTLFGRSY, encoded by the exons aTGGCGCTGAGCTTGACGGTGAACCCCTCGGACGTTCCTCTCG GAGCCTTGCTTACTGCAGAACATGTGAAGGATCATGTTAAAATTTCAGTTGAAGAAGGCAAAGAGAACATCCTACGGGTATCTGA TCAAGTTACATTTACAGATGTGAATTCCATAGCTCGCTATCTGGCTAGAATTGCTACATCTGCTGGATTATATGGATCTAATTTGCTGGAACACACTGAG GTTGACCATTGGATGGAGTTCAGCACCACAAAGTTGTCTTCTTCCACCAGTTTTGCTTCAGCAATTCAAGAGCTCAATAACTGCCTTTCTCTGAGAACTTATTTGGTTGGGAACTCTTTGAGTCTTGCAGATTTCAGTGTCTGGGCAACACTAAAAG gCAGCAATGCAGGCCAAGAGCTGTTACTTCATGGTAAAGCTCCAGTTCATGTAAAACGCTGGTACAACTTTCTTGAAACACAGCATGTTTTCCAGTCAGTAGGTTCCAGGTGGACTCTGGGAGCTGCTATTCCAAAGACTAAAATG gcAGCAGATAAGAAGCAAGATGTTGGGAAATTCGTTGAACTCCCTGGAGCAGAGATGGGAAAAGTCATTGTTAGATTTCCTCCTGAGGCAAGTGG ATACTTGCATATTGGTCATGCAAAAGCTGCTCTGTTGAATCAGCACTACCAGGTCAACTTCAAGGGTAAACTGATCATGAGGTTTGATGATACAaatccagaaaaagaaaaagaagattttGAAAAG gttatcttggaagatgttgcAATGCTGCACATCAAACCAGACCAATTCACATACACTTCGGATCATTTTGAAACAATAATGAAATATGCTGAGAAGCTCATTCATGAAGGGAAGGCTTATGTGGATGACACGCCAGCAGAACAAATGAAAATGGAACGAGAGCAAAGAACAGAGTCCAAGCACAGAAATAACT CTGTTGAGAAGAACTTCAAAATGTGGGAGGAAATGAAAAAGGGAACGGAATATGGGCAGACCTGCTGTCTACGAGCAAAAATCGACATGAGTAGTAACAATGGATGTATGAGGGACCCAACTCTTTATCGTTGCAAAAACCAGCCACATCCACGAACAGGAAATAAGTACAA TATTTATCCCACGTATGATTTTGCCTGTCCCATAGTTGACAGTATTGAAGGTGTCACTCATGCATTGAGAACAACAGAATATCATGACAGAGATGAGCAGTTCTACTGGATTATTGAAGCCTTGGAAATAAGAAAACCATATATCTGGGAGTACAGCCGCTTAAACCTCAACAACACTGTATTGTCTAAAAGGAAGCTCACTTGGTTTGTCAACGAAGGGCTAGTGGATGGCTG GGATGACCCAAGATTCCCAACTGTGCGTGGTGTCCTAAGAAGAGGCATGACAGTTGAAGGACTGAAACAGTTTATTGCTGCACAG GGCTCCTCTCGATCAGTTGTAAACATGGAGTGGGATAAAATTTGGTCATTTAACAAAAAG GTTATAGATCCCGTGGCACCTCGCTACACTGCTTTGCTGAAGAATGAAGTAGTCACAGTAAATGTTCCTGAAGCTCAAGAAGAGATGAAAGAAGTCGCCAAGCATCCAAAG AATGCTGAGGTTGGCTTGAAGCCTGTATGGTACAGTCCCAAAGTGTTGGTTGAAGGCGCAGACGCAGAGACGTTGACAGAAGGAGAGATGGTTACATTTATTAACTGGGGCAACATAATCGTCACCAAAATACACAA GAACTCCACTGGGAAAATCACATCCATTGAtgctaaactaaatttggaaaATAAGGACTACAAAAAAACTGCTAAGATCACCTGGTTGGCAGAAACTCCTCGTGCTCCTCCCATCCCTACTGTCTGTGTCAACTATGAGCACTTGATCACCAAACCTGTCCTGGGCAAAGAGGAAGATTTCAAGCAGTATGTCAACAGAAATAGCAAG CAAGAAGAATTGATGTTAGGTGATCCTTGCCTTAAAGATCTGAAAAAAGGAGATATAATACAGATTCAGAGAAGAGGCTTTTATATTTGTGACCAGCCATATGAGCCTATTAG CCCCTACAGCTGTAAAGAAGCTCCATGCATTTTGATTTATATCCCTGATGGGCATACAAAAGAAATGCCAACATCTGGATCTAAGGAGAAAACCAAGGCAGAAACAGCAAAGAAAGAG GCTAGTACTGTGTCGAAAGGACAATCTGCTCCACTTGTGGCTGATGCTTCTCATGCTGCAGCCCCTGCTTCAGCCCAAGACCACTTGGCTCTTTACAGCAAGGTGTCTGCCCAAGGAGATGCAGTTCGTGAATTGAAATCAAAGAAAGCAGCAAAGGAAGAAGTTGATGCTGCCGTGAAACAGCTGCTAGCCTTGAAAGCGGAATACAAGGAGAAGACGGGTCAAGACTACAAGCCTGGGAATCCTCCAGTCGCTGCAGTTCAGGCCCAGCCTTCCAAGTgtgaggctgccactgccacccatCTAGACAGCAAGTCTCTTTATGATAAAGTAGCTGAGCAAGGGGAAGTGGTTCGAAAGctaaaagcagaaaaagtgcccaAG GATCAGATAGAAGCTGCTGTGAAAGTGCTTTTAGCTTTGAAAGCAGAATATAAGCAAAAGACAGGCCAGGAATACAAACCTGGAAACCCAGCAAAGAGTTTGCTTCCTAGTTcagctccttctcttcctccttccatgccCCTCTGTCCAGTAGTCAGCAAAGCTCTTTACAGCAAAGTGGCAGAACAAGGCGAAGTGGTTCGTAGACTAAAGTCGGAGAAAGCAGCAAAG GATCAGATAGATGCTGCTGTGAAAGTGCTTCTTGCTCTAAAAGCAGAATATAAGCAAAAGACAGGCCAAGATTATAAACCTGGACATCCACCTGCagttcctctttcctcctcctgctcctcctcttcttcctcctccctgtcctCTTGTGCCTCTGATCCTGCTCCTCTGTCCTGCAATGGTTTGACATCTTCTAGCCCAGTAGACAGAAATGTTCTGTACAATAAAGTAGTTGAACAAGGCGAGTTGGTACGGAGACTCAAAGCCGAAAAGGTGTCCAAG GATAAAGTGGATGAAGCTGTAAAACTCCTTCTTTCCCTGAAAGCGGAATATAAAGAAAAGACTGGTCAGGATTATAAGCCAGGACAATTACCGGCACCTCAGGCACATGCCTTAAACCAGCCGGCAAGCACAGAAACCAGTGGCCCTGACTCTGCAGAAGCAAAAGCTCTCTTTAACAAGGTTGCTCTCCAAGGAGAAGAGGTCCGGAAATTGAAAGCGGAGAAGGCAGAAAAG GATAAGATTGATGCTGCAGTGCAAGAGCTGCTTCAGTTGAAGGCGCAGTACAAGACACTGGCGGGAACAGACTATAAACCAGTCTCTGCAACTGGAGCAGAAGACAAAgacaagaggaagaaagagaaagagaacaaatCCGAGAAGCAAAATAAGCAACAGAAGCAGAATGAGGGCCAAAAGAAAGAATCACAGAAAGACCAAAGTGGTGGCAGCAACTTATCCTCAAATGGACCAGGAGATGGTCAGGGACCTAAGAAACAAACCAG GTTGGGGCTAGAGGCTAAGAAGGAAGAGAATCTATCTGACTGGTATTCTCAG GTGATCACAAAATCAGAGATGATTGAATACTACGATGTGAGTGGCTGTTACATTCTCCGTCCCTGGGCTTTTTCCATCTGGGAAAGCATCAAAGAGTtttttgatggtgaaatcaaGAAACTTGGAGTGGAAAACTGCTACTTTCCAATGTTCGTATCCCAGGCTGCGTTGGAAAAGGAGAAGACACACATTGCTGATTTTGCCCCGGAG GTTGCCTGGGTTACAAGATCTGGCAAAACAGAGCTGGCTGAACCAATAGCTGTACGTCCTACTAGTGAAACAG TAATGTATCCTGCCTATGCAAAGTGGGTTCAATCACACAGGGATCTCCCCATCAAACTTAATCAGTGGTGCAATGTTGTG CGCTGGGAGTTCAAACATCCACAGCCTTTCTTGCGTACTCGTGAATTCCTGTGGCAGGAGGGACACACAGCATTTGCAACTTACGAAGAGGCAGCAGAAGAG GTATTACAGATCCTTGATCTTTATGCTCGTGTGTATGAAGAACTTCTGGCAATTCCTGTTGTGAaaggaagaaagacagaaaaggagaAGTTTGCAGGTGGAGATTATACAACTACCATTGAGGCATTTATATCCGCCAGTGGGCGAGGCATCCAG GGAGCAACTTCTCATCACTTGGGACAGAATTTTTCAAAGATGTTTGAGATTGTCTTTGAAGATCCCAGGATACCAGGAGAGAAACAATTTGCTTATCAGAACTCTTGGGGTATCACAACTCGGACCATTGGCGTAATGACCATGATTCATGGAGATAACATGGGTCTAGTACTACCTCCCAGGGTCGCTTCTGTTCAG GTTGTGATTATTCCCTGTGGAATCACCAATTCACTTTCGGAAGAAGACAAGGAGGCCCTGATGGCAAAATGTGCTGAATACCGTAAGCAGCTATTCAGTGCCAATATCCGTGCACGTGTTGACTTGAGAGAGAACTATTCACCTGGATGGAAATTCAATCACTGGGAGCTTAAG ggtGTTCCAGTCAGGCTTGAAGTGGGTCCACGAGATATGAAAAATCATCAGTTTGTAGCTGTTAGACGAGACACAGGAGAGAAGCTGACTTTTGCTGAAAAAGAAGCGGTGGACCAGCTGAGATGTGTTCTGGACAAAATCCAGACTAACCTTTTTGACAG
- the EPRS1 gene encoding bifunctional glutamate/proline--tRNA ligase isoform X4 — protein MALSLTVNPSDVPLGALLTAEHVKDHVKISVEEGKENILRVSDQVTFTDVNSIARYLARIATSAGLYGSNLLEHTEVDHWMEFSTTKLSSSTSFASAIQELNNCLSLRTYLVGNSLSLADFSVWATLKGSNAGQELLLHGKAPVHVKRWYNFLETQHVFQSVGSRWTLGAAIPKTKMAADKKQDVGKFVELPGAEMGKVIVRFPPEASGYLHIGHAKAALLNQHYQVNFKGKLIMRFDDTNPEKEKEDFEKVILEDVAMLHIKPDQFTYTSDHFETIMKYAEKLIHEGKAYVDDTPAEQMKMEREQRTESKHRNNSVEKNFKMWEEMKKGTEYGQTCCLRAKIDMSSNNGCMRDPTLYRCKNQPHPRTGNKYNIYPTYDFACPIVDSIEGVTHALRTTEYHDRDEQFYWIIEALEIRKPYIWEYSRLNLNNTVLSKRKLTWFVNEGLVDGWDDPRFPTVRGVLRRGMTVEGLKQFIAAQGSSRSVVNMEWDKIWSFNKKVIDPVAPRYTALLKNEVVTVNVPEAQEEMKEVAKHPKNAEVGLKPVWYSPKVLVEGADAETLTEGEMVTFINWGNIIVTKIHKNSTGKITSIDAKLNLENKDYKKTAKITWLAETPRAPPIPTVCVNYEHLITKPVLGKEEDFKQYVNRNSKQEELMLGDPCLKDLKKGDIIQIQRRGFYICDQPYEPISPYSCKEAPCILIYIPDGHTKEMPTSGSKEKTKAETAKKEASTVSKGQSAPLVADASHAAAPASAQDHLALYSKVSAQGDAVRELKSKKAAKEEVDAAVKQLLALKAEYKEKTGQDYKPGNPPVAAVQAQPSKCEAATATHLDSKSLYDKVAEQGEVVRKLKAEKVPKDQIDAAVKVLLALKAEYKQKTGQDYKPGHPPAVPLSSSCSSSSSSSLSSCASDPAPLSCNGLTSSSPVDRNVLYNKVVEQGELVRRLKAEKVSKDKVDEAVKLLLSLKAEYKEKTGQDYKPGQLPAPQAHALNQPASTETSGPDSAEAKALFNKVALQGEEVRKLKAEKAEKDKIDAAVQELLQLKAQYKTLAGTDYKPVSATGAEDKDKRKKEKENKSEKQNKQQKQNEGQKKESQKDQSGGSNLSSNGPGDGQGPKKQTRLGLEAKKEENLSDWYSQVITKSEMIEYYDVSGCYILRPWAFSIWESIKEFFDGEIKKLGVENCYFPMFVSQAALEKEKTHIADFAPEVAWVTRSGKTELAEPIAVRPTSETVMYPAYAKWVQSHRDLPIKLNQWCNVVRWEFKHPQPFLRTREFLWQEGHTAFATYEEAAEEVLQILDLYARVYEELLAIPVVKGRKTEKEKFAGGDYTTTIEAFISASGRGIQGATSHHLGQNFSKMFEIVFEDPRIPGEKQFAYQNSWGITTRTIGVMTMIHGDNMGLVLPPRVASVQVVIIPCGITNSLSEEDKEALMAKCAEYRKQLFSANIRARVDLRENYSPGWKFNHWELKGVPVRLEVGPRDMKNHQFVAVRRDTGEKLTFAEKEAVDQLRCVLDKIQTNLFDRASKDLKNHMVVANTMEEFQTALDSGKIVQIPFCGEIDCEDWIKKTTARDQDLEPGAPSMGAKSLCIPFKPLCKLENGAKCVCGKNLAKFYTLFGRSY, from the exons aTGGCGCTGAGCTTGACGGTGAACCCCTCGGACGTTCCTCTCG GAGCCTTGCTTACTGCAGAACATGTGAAGGATCATGTTAAAATTTCAGTTGAAGAAGGCAAAGAGAACATCCTACGGGTATCTGA TCAAGTTACATTTACAGATGTGAATTCCATAGCTCGCTATCTGGCTAGAATTGCTACATCTGCTGGATTATATGGATCTAATTTGCTGGAACACACTGAG GTTGACCATTGGATGGAGTTCAGCACCACAAAGTTGTCTTCTTCCACCAGTTTTGCTTCAGCAATTCAAGAGCTCAATAACTGCCTTTCTCTGAGAACTTATTTGGTTGGGAACTCTTTGAGTCTTGCAGATTTCAGTGTCTGGGCAACACTAAAAG gCAGCAATGCAGGCCAAGAGCTGTTACTTCATGGTAAAGCTCCAGTTCATGTAAAACGCTGGTACAACTTTCTTGAAACACAGCATGTTTTCCAGTCAGTAGGTTCCAGGTGGACTCTGGGAGCTGCTATTCCAAAGACTAAAATG gcAGCAGATAAGAAGCAAGATGTTGGGAAATTCGTTGAACTCCCTGGAGCAGAGATGGGAAAAGTCATTGTTAGATTTCCTCCTGAGGCAAGTGG ATACTTGCATATTGGTCATGCAAAAGCTGCTCTGTTGAATCAGCACTACCAGGTCAACTTCAAGGGTAAACTGATCATGAGGTTTGATGATACAaatccagaaaaagaaaaagaagattttGAAAAG gttatcttggaagatgttgcAATGCTGCACATCAAACCAGACCAATTCACATACACTTCGGATCATTTTGAAACAATAATGAAATATGCTGAGAAGCTCATTCATGAAGGGAAGGCTTATGTGGATGACACGCCAGCAGAACAAATGAAAATGGAACGAGAGCAAAGAACAGAGTCCAAGCACAGAAATAACT CTGTTGAGAAGAACTTCAAAATGTGGGAGGAAATGAAAAAGGGAACGGAATATGGGCAGACCTGCTGTCTACGAGCAAAAATCGACATGAGTAGTAACAATGGATGTATGAGGGACCCAACTCTTTATCGTTGCAAAAACCAGCCACATCCACGAACAGGAAATAAGTACAA TATTTATCCCACGTATGATTTTGCCTGTCCCATAGTTGACAGTATTGAAGGTGTCACTCATGCATTGAGAACAACAGAATATCATGACAGAGATGAGCAGTTCTACTGGATTATTGAAGCCTTGGAAATAAGAAAACCATATATCTGGGAGTACAGCCGCTTAAACCTCAACAACACTGTATTGTCTAAAAGGAAGCTCACTTGGTTTGTCAACGAAGGGCTAGTGGATGGCTG GGATGACCCAAGATTCCCAACTGTGCGTGGTGTCCTAAGAAGAGGCATGACAGTTGAAGGACTGAAACAGTTTATTGCTGCACAG GGCTCCTCTCGATCAGTTGTAAACATGGAGTGGGATAAAATTTGGTCATTTAACAAAAAG GTTATAGATCCCGTGGCACCTCGCTACACTGCTTTGCTGAAGAATGAAGTAGTCACAGTAAATGTTCCTGAAGCTCAAGAAGAGATGAAAGAAGTCGCCAAGCATCCAAAG AATGCTGAGGTTGGCTTGAAGCCTGTATGGTACAGTCCCAAAGTGTTGGTTGAAGGCGCAGACGCAGAGACGTTGACAGAAGGAGAGATGGTTACATTTATTAACTGGGGCAACATAATCGTCACCAAAATACACAA GAACTCCACTGGGAAAATCACATCCATTGAtgctaaactaaatttggaaaATAAGGACTACAAAAAAACTGCTAAGATCACCTGGTTGGCAGAAACTCCTCGTGCTCCTCCCATCCCTACTGTCTGTGTCAACTATGAGCACTTGATCACCAAACCTGTCCTGGGCAAAGAGGAAGATTTCAAGCAGTATGTCAACAGAAATAGCAAG CAAGAAGAATTGATGTTAGGTGATCCTTGCCTTAAAGATCTGAAAAAAGGAGATATAATACAGATTCAGAGAAGAGGCTTTTATATTTGTGACCAGCCATATGAGCCTATTAG CCCCTACAGCTGTAAAGAAGCTCCATGCATTTTGATTTATATCCCTGATGGGCATACAAAAGAAATGCCAACATCTGGATCTAAGGAGAAAACCAAGGCAGAAACAGCAAAGAAAGAG GCTAGTACTGTGTCGAAAGGACAATCTGCTCCACTTGTGGCTGATGCTTCTCATGCTGCAGCCCCTGCTTCAGCCCAAGACCACTTGGCTCTTTACAGCAAGGTGTCTGCCCAAGGAGATGCAGTTCGTGAATTGAAATCAAAGAAAGCAGCAAAGGAAGAAGTTGATGCTGCCGTGAAACAGCTGCTAGCCTTGAAAGCGGAATACAAGGAGAAGACGGGTCAAGACTACAAGCCTGGGAATCCTCCAGTCGCTGCAGTTCAGGCCCAGCCTTCCAAGTgtgaggctgccactgccacccatCTAGACAGCAAGTCTCTTTATGATAAAGTAGCTGAGCAAGGGGAAGTGGTTCGAAAGctaaaagcagaaaaagtgcccaAG GATCAGATAGATGCTGCTGTGAAAGTGCTTCTTGCTCTAAAAGCAGAATATAAGCAAAAGACAGGCCAAGATTATAAACCTGGACATCCACCTGCagttcctctttcctcctcctgctcctcctcttcttcctcctccctgtcctCTTGTGCCTCTGATCCTGCTCCTCTGTCCTGCAATGGTTTGACATCTTCTAGCCCAGTAGACAGAAATGTTCTGTACAATAAAGTAGTTGAACAAGGCGAGTTGGTACGGAGACTCAAAGCCGAAAAGGTGTCCAAG GATAAAGTGGATGAAGCTGTAAAACTCCTTCTTTCCCTGAAAGCGGAATATAAAGAAAAGACTGGTCAGGATTATAAGCCAGGACAATTACCGGCACCTCAGGCACATGCCTTAAACCAGCCGGCAAGCACAGAAACCAGTGGCCCTGACTCTGCAGAAGCAAAAGCTCTCTTTAACAAGGTTGCTCTCCAAGGAGAAGAGGTCCGGAAATTGAAAGCGGAGAAGGCAGAAAAG GATAAGATTGATGCTGCAGTGCAAGAGCTGCTTCAGTTGAAGGCGCAGTACAAGACACTGGCGGGAACAGACTATAAACCAGTCTCTGCAACTGGAGCAGAAGACAAAgacaagaggaagaaagagaaagagaacaaatCCGAGAAGCAAAATAAGCAACAGAAGCAGAATGAGGGCCAAAAGAAAGAATCACAGAAAGACCAAAGTGGTGGCAGCAACTTATCCTCAAATGGACCAGGAGATGGTCAGGGACCTAAGAAACAAACCAG GTTGGGGCTAGAGGCTAAGAAGGAAGAGAATCTATCTGACTGGTATTCTCAG GTGATCACAAAATCAGAGATGATTGAATACTACGATGTGAGTGGCTGTTACATTCTCCGTCCCTGGGCTTTTTCCATCTGGGAAAGCATCAAAGAGTtttttgatggtgaaatcaaGAAACTTGGAGTGGAAAACTGCTACTTTCCAATGTTCGTATCCCAGGCTGCGTTGGAAAAGGAGAAGACACACATTGCTGATTTTGCCCCGGAG GTTGCCTGGGTTACAAGATCTGGCAAAACAGAGCTGGCTGAACCAATAGCTGTACGTCCTACTAGTGAAACAG TAATGTATCCTGCCTATGCAAAGTGGGTTCAATCACACAGGGATCTCCCCATCAAACTTAATCAGTGGTGCAATGTTGTG CGCTGGGAGTTCAAACATCCACAGCCTTTCTTGCGTACTCGTGAATTCCTGTGGCAGGAGGGACACACAGCATTTGCAACTTACGAAGAGGCAGCAGAAGAG GTATTACAGATCCTTGATCTTTATGCTCGTGTGTATGAAGAACTTCTGGCAATTCCTGTTGTGAaaggaagaaagacagaaaaggagaAGTTTGCAGGTGGAGATTATACAACTACCATTGAGGCATTTATATCCGCCAGTGGGCGAGGCATCCAG GGAGCAACTTCTCATCACTTGGGACAGAATTTTTCAAAGATGTTTGAGATTGTCTTTGAAGATCCCAGGATACCAGGAGAGAAACAATTTGCTTATCAGAACTCTTGGGGTATCACAACTCGGACCATTGGCGTAATGACCATGATTCATGGAGATAACATGGGTCTAGTACTACCTCCCAGGGTCGCTTCTGTTCAG GTTGTGATTATTCCCTGTGGAATCACCAATTCACTTTCGGAAGAAGACAAGGAGGCCCTGATGGCAAAATGTGCTGAATACCGTAAGCAGCTATTCAGTGCCAATATCCGTGCACGTGTTGACTTGAGAGAGAACTATTCACCTGGATGGAAATTCAATCACTGGGAGCTTAAG ggtGTTCCAGTCAGGCTTGAAGTGGGTCCACGAGATATGAAAAATCATCAGTTTGTAGCTGTTAGACGAGACACAGGAGAGAAGCTGACTTTTGCTGAAAAAGAAGCGGTGGACCAGCTGAGATGTGTTCTGGACAAAATCCAGACTAACCTTTTTGACAG